From the genome of Castor canadensis chromosome 4, mCasCan1.hap1v2, whole genome shotgun sequence, one region includes:
- the Speg gene encoding striated muscle preferentially expressed protein kinase isoform X2: protein MQKARGTRGEDAGTRAPPSPGVPPKRAKVAAGGGTPAAEAGDGAPVFLRPLKNAAVCAGGDVRLRVVVSGTPQPSLSWFRDGQLLPAPAPEPSCLWLRSCGAQDAGVYSCRAQNERGRASCEAVLTVLEVGDSETAEDDISDVQGTQRLELRDDGAFSTPTGGSDTLVGTSLDTPPTSVTGTSEEQVSWWGSGQTVLEQEAGSGGGTRRLPGSPRQAQATGAGPRHLGVEPLVRASRANLVGASWGSEDSLSVASDLYGSAFSLYRGRALSIHVSVPQSGLRREESDLQPQPASEVPRPRPALPPPSKSALLPPPSPRVGKRAPPGPSAQTPTTPTSPHRRTQEPVLPEDTTTEERRGKKSKSSGPSLAGTAESRPQTPLSEASGRLSALGRSPRLVRAGSRILDKLQFFEERRRSLERSDSPPAPLRPWVPLRKARSLEQPKSEGSEPWGTPGASQEELQAPRGSVAERRRLFQQKAASLDERTRQRSPASDLELRFAQELGRIRRSTSREELVRSHESLRATLQRAPSPRDPCEPPLFSRPSTPKTSRAVSPTTAQPLSQSGAGRSGDEPGRPRSRGPVGRTEPGEGPQQEVRRRDQFPLTRGRAIQECRSPVPSPASDLPESRTKAPSGRKREPPAQAVRFLPWAMPGVEGAAVVQTLEKNRAGPEAEKRLRRGPEEDGPWGAWDRRGARSQGKGRRARPTSPELESSDDSYVSAGEEPLEAPVFEIPLQNVVVAPGADVLLKCIITANPPPQVSWKKDGSVLRSEGRLLIRDEGDRHTLLLREVRATDAGSYTATATNELGQASCAGSLAVRPGGSTSPFSSPITSDEEYLSPPEEFPEPGEAWPRAPTMNLSPSQDRRSSDTGCKAPPTFKVSLMDQSVREGQDVIMSIRVQGEPKPVVSWLRNRQPVRPDQRRFAEEAEGGLCQLRILAAERGDAGFYTCKAVNEYGARQCEARLEVRAHPESRSLAVLAPLQDVDVGAGEMALFECLVAGPADVEVDWLCRGRLLQPALLKCKMHFDGRKCKLLLTSVHEDDSGVYTCKLSTAKDELTCSARLTVRPSLAPLFTRLLEDAEVLEGRAARFDCKISGTPPPSVTWTHFGRPIEESENLRLRQDGGLHSLHIAHVGSEDEGLYAVSAANTHGQAHCSAQLYVEEPRTAASGPSSKLEKMPSIPEEPEQGELERLSIPDFLRPLQDLEVGLAKEAMLECQVTGLPYPTISWFHNGHRIQSSDDRRMTQYRDVHRLVFPAVGPQHAGVYKSVIANKLGKAACYAHLYVTDVVPGPPDGAPQVVAVTGRMVTLTWNPPRNLDMAIDPDSLMYTVQHQVLGSDQWTALATGLREPEWAATGLRKGLQHVFRVLSTSGKSSSKPSAPSEPVQLLERGPPLEEAPAVLDKPDIVYVVEGQPARVTVTFNHVEAQVVWRSCRGALLEARAGVYELSQPDDNQYCLRICRVSRRDVGSLTCTARNRHGTQACSVTLELAEAPRFESIMEDVEVGAGETARFAVVVEGKPLPDIMWYKDEVLLTESHHVSFVYEENECALVVLSTGVPDGGVYTCTARNLAGEVSCKAELAVQSAQTAMEVEGAGENEEHRGRRLSDFYDIHQEIGRGAFSYLRRVVERSSGLEFAAKFIPSQAKPKASARREARLLARLQHDCVLYFHEAFERRRGLVIVTELCTEELLERMARKPTVCESEIRAYMRQVLEGICYLHQSHVLHLDVKPENLLVWDGAGGEELVRICDFGNAQELTPGEPQYCQYGTPEFVAPEIVNQSPVSGVTDIWPVGVVAFLCLTGISPFVGENDRTTLMNIRNYNVAFEETTFLSLSREARGFLIKVLVQDRLRPTAEETLEHPWFKTQAKGAEVSTDHLKLFLSRRRWQRSQISYKCHLVLRPIPELLRAPPERVWVAMPRRPPASGGLSSSSDSEEEELEELPSVPRPLQPEFSGSRVSLTDIPTEDEALGTLEAGAATSMDWQEQGRAPSEDQEAPSPQALPSPGQEPPAGPSPRRGELRRGSSAESALPRAGPREPGRGLHKAASVELPQRRSPSPGATRLARGGLGEGEYAQRLQALRQRLLRGGAEDGKVSGLRGPLLESLGGRARDPRMARAASSEAAPHHQPPPETRGLQKSSSFSQGEAEPRGRHRRAGAPLEIPVARLGARRLQESPSLSALSEAQPPSPARLSAPKPSIPKPAEPRAVKPSDSPQSSAPQPAPEKALESTAEPVQASKAAQSPVALPTPVLPLTPYAQIMQSLQLSGSAQPPQGSTLLPSEPKPHAAVFARVASPPPGAPEKRVPSARAPPGLAEKVRVPTVPPRPGSSLGGSIENLESEAVFEAKFKRSRESPLSRGLRLLSRSRSEERGPFRGAEEEDGIYRPSPAGTPLELVRRPERSRSVQDLRAVGEPGLVRRLSLSLSQRLRRTPPAQRHPAWEARGGDGESSEGGSSARGSPVLAVRRRLSSTLERLSSRLQRSGSSEDSGGASGRSTPLFGKLRRATSEGESLRRLGLPHNQLASQAGAATPSAESLGSEASATSGSSAPGESRSRHRWGLSRLRKDKSKGLSQPNLSASVQEDLGHQYVPSESDFPPVFHIKLKDQVLLEGEAATLLCLPAACPAPRISWMKDKQTLRSEPSVVIVSCKDGRQLLSIPRVGKRHAGLYECSATNVLGSIISSCTVAVARIPGKLVPPEVPQTYQDTALVLWKPGDSRAPCTYTLERRVDGESVWHPVSSGIPDCYYNVTHLPIGVTVRFRVACANRAGQGPFSNPSEKVFIRVTEDSSTRPSATHQDTPVTSGPARAPPPDSPTSLAPIPAPASPTSQAASLSPLSPPPAPSQALTSLKAMGPPPQTPPRKHRGLQATQQAEPTPPRTEVTPSEPKSFVPDTGASTPAPAPQEVKPASSPTPLYMVTSFVSAPPAPEPPAPEPPPKPTKVTVQSLSPPKRVASSPAPKGTALRQGLPQKPYTFLEEKARGRFGVVRTCRENATGRTFMAKIVPYAAEGKRQVLQEYEVLRTLHHERLMSLHEAYITPRYLVLIAESCGNRELLCGLSDRFRYSEDDVATYVVQLLQGLDYLHGRHILHLDIKPDNLLLAPDNALKIVDFGSAQPYNPQALRPLGHRTGTLEFMAPEMVKGEPIGSATDIWGAGVLTYIMLSGHSPFYEPEPQETEARIVGGRFDAFQLYPNTSQSATLFLRKVLSVHPWSRPSLQDCLAHPWLQDAYLMKLRRQTLTFTTNRLKEFLGEQRRRRAEAATRHKVLLRSYPGSP from the exons CAGTGTCCCTCAGAGTGGATTGCGCAGGGAGGAATCTGACCTTCAGCCTCAGCCAGCCAGCGAAGTCCCTCGACCTCGCCCAGCCCTTCCACCTCCCTCCAAGTCCGCGCTTCTCCCTCCACCGTCCCCTCGGGTGGGTAAGCGGGCTCCGCCGGGACCCAGCGCCCAGACCCCCACCACCCCCACATCGCCCCACCGGCGTACTCAGGAGCCGGTGCTGCCCGAGGACACCACCACCGAAGAGAGGCGAGGGAAAAAGTCCAAGTCATCGGGGCCCTCGCTGGCGGGCACAGCGGAGTCCAGGCCCCAGACTCCACTGAGCGAGGCTTCCGGCCGCCTGTCGGCGCTGGGTCGCTCGCCCAGGCTGGTGCGCGCCGGCTCCCGCATCTTGGACAAGCTGCAGTTCTTCGAGGAGCGACGGCGCAGCCTGGAGCGGAGCGACTCGCCGCCAGCGCCCCTGCGGCCCTGGGTGCCCCTGCGCAAGGCCCGCTCACTAGAGCAGCCCAAGTCCGAGGGCAGTGAGCCATGGGGTACGCCTGGGGCCTCGCAGGAGGAACTGCAGGCACCACGGGGCAGCGTGGCAGAGCGCCGCCGCCTGTTCCAGCAGAAGGCGGCCTCACTGGACGAGCGCACGCGACAGCGCAGCCCAGCCTCCGATCTCGAGCTGCGCTTCGCCCAGGAGTTGGGGCGCATTCGCCGCTCCACGTCCCGGGAGGAGCTGGTGCGCTCACACGAGTCCCTGCGTGCCACGCTGCAGCGCGCCCCGTCCCCTCGAGATCCCTGCGAGCCCCCACTCTTCTCCCGGCCTTCCACCCCCAAGACCTCTCGGGCCGTGAGCCCCACCACAGCCCAGCCACTCAGTCAGAGCGGTGCGGGCAGGTCGGGGGACGAGCCTGGGAGACCCCGGAGTCGCGGGCCAGTGGGCAGGACTGAGCCTGGGGAAGGCCCGCAGCAGGAGGTCAGGCGACGGGACCAGTTCCCGCTGACACGGGGCAGAGCCATCCAGGAGTGCAGGAGCCCTGTGCCGTCCCCAGCCTCTGATCTTCCAGAGTCCAGGACAAAAGCCCCCTCGGGTAGAAAGCGGGAGCCCCCAGCGCAGGCCGTACGTTTCCTGCCCTGGGCCATGCCTGGCGTGGAGGGTGCTGCTGTGGTCCAAACCTTGGAGAAGAACAGGGCTGGGCCTGAGGCAGAAAAGAGGCTGCGCAGAGGGCCAGAGGAGGATGGTCCCTGGGGGGCCTGGGACCGAAGAGGGGCCCGCAGCCAGGGCAAAGGGCGCCGGGCCCGACCCACCTCACCAGAGCTCG AGTCTTCAGATGACTCCTACGTGTCTGCTGGAGAAGAGCCCCTGGAGGCCCCAGTGTTTGAGATCCCCTTGCAGAATGTGGTAGTGGCACCAGGGGCCGATGTGCTGCTTAAGTGTATCATCACCGCCAACCCCCCACCCCAAG TGTCCTGGAAAAAGGATGGGTCAGTGCTTCGGAGTGAGGGCCGCCTTCTCATCCGGGATGAGGGCGACAGGCACACTCTACTGCTGAGGGAGGTCCGGGCCACTGATGCTGGGAGCTATACAGCCACCGCCACCAATGAGCTGGGCCAGGCTAGCTGTGCTGGCTCACTGGCCGTGAGACCTG gaGGGTCCACATCCCCTTTCAGCAGCCCCATTACCTCTGACGAGGAATACCTGAGTCCTCCAGAGGAGTTCCCAGAGCCTGGGGAGGCCTGGCCCCGAGCCCCCACCATGAACCTCAGTCCCAGCCAGGATCGCCGTTCTTCTGACACTGGCTGCAAGGCGCCTCCCACCTTCAAG GTCTCACTCATGGACCAGTCAGTAAGAGAAGGCCAAGATGTCATCATGAGCATCCGTGTGCAGGGGGAGCCCAAGCCTGTGGTCTCCTG GCTGAGAAACCGCCAGCCTGTGCGCCCGGACCAGAGGCGCTTTGCAGAGGAAGCCGAGGGAGGGCTGTGCCAGCTGCGGATCCTGGCTGCTGAGCGGGGAGATGCTGGCTTCTACACCTGCAAGGCAGTCAATGAGTATGGCGCTCGGCAGTGTGAGGCCCGCCTGGAGGTCCGAG CACACCCTGAAAGCCGGTCACTGGCCGTGCTGGCCCCCCTGCAGGACGTGGACGTGGGGGCCGGGGAGATGGCGCTGTTTGAGTGCCTGGTGGCGGGTCCCGCAGACGTGGAGGTGGACTGGCTGTGCCGTGGCCGACTGTTGCAGCCTGCACTACTCAAATGCAAGATGCATTTCGATGGCCGCAAATGCAAGCTGCTGCTCACCTCTGTGCATGAGGACGACAGTGGTGTCTACACCTGCAAGCTCAGCACAGCCAAAG ATGAACTGACCTGCAGTGCCCGGCTGACTGTGCGGCCCTCCCTGGCACCCCTGTTCACCCGGTTGCTGGAAGACGCGGAGGTGCTAGAGGGCCGCGCTGCCCGCTTCGACTGTAAGATCAGCGGCACTCCACCGCCCTCCGTCACCTGGACTCATTTTG GCCGCCCCATAGAGGAGAGCGAGAACTTGCGACTTCGGCAAGATGGGGGTTTGCACTCACTGCACATTGCCCACGTGGGCAGTGAGGATGAGGGGCTCTATGCAGTCAGTGCTGCCAACACCCATGGCCAGGCCCACTGCTCTGCTCAGCTCTACGTGGAGGAGCCTCGGACAGCTGCCTCAGGCCCCAG TTCAAAGCTGGAGAAGATGCCGTCCATCCCTGAGGAGCCAGAGCAGGGAGAGCTGGAGCGGCTGTCCATTCCTGATTTCCTGCGACCACTGCAGGACCTGGAGGTGGGACTGGCCAAGGAAGCCATGTTGGAGTGCCAGGTGACAGGCCTGCCCTACCCCACCATCAGCTGGTTCCACAACGGCCATCGCATCCAGAGCAGCGATGACCGGCGCATGACACAGT ACAGGGATGTACATCGCCTGGTGTTCCCTGCTGTGGGACCTCAGCATGCTGGTGTCTACAAGAGTGTCATTGCCAATAAGCTGGGAAAAGCTGCCTGCTATGCCCACCTTTATGTCACAG ATGTGGTTCCAGGACCTCCAGATGGCGCTCCACAGGTGGTGGCTGTAACAGGGAGGATGGTCACGCTCACATGGAACCCCCCCAGGAATCTGGATATGGCCATTG ACCCGGACTCCCTGATGTACACTGTACAGCACCAGGTGCTGGGCTCTGATCAGTGGACAGCACTGGCCACAGGCCTGCGAGAGCCTGAGTGGGCAGCCACTGGGCTGCGAAAGGGACTCCAGCATGTCTTCAGGGTCCTCAGCACCAGtggcaagagcagcagcaagcCCTCAGCCCCTTCGGAGCCTGTGCAGCTGCTGGAGCGTG GCCCACCACTGGAAGAGGCCCCTGCCGTGCTGGACAAACCGGACATTGTATATGTGGTAGAGGGACAGCCTGCTCGTGTTACTGTCACCTTCAATCATGTGGAGGCCCAGGTTGTCTGGAGGAG TTGCCGAGGGGCCCTCCTAGAGGCACGAGCAGGTGTGTATGAGCTGAGCCAGCCAGATGACAACCAGTACTGTCTTCGGATCTGCCGGGTGAGCCGCCGGGATGTGGGGTCCCTCACCTGTACTGCTCGCAACCGCCACGGCACACAGGCATGCTCAGTCACCCTGGAACTGGCAG AGGCCCCTCGGTTTGAGTCCATCATGGAGGATGTAGAGGTGGGGGCTGGAGAAACCGCTCGCTTTGCTGTGGTGGTTGAGGGGAAACCACTGCCAGACATCATGTGGTATAAG GATGAAGTACTGCTGACCGAGAGTCACCACGTGAGCTTCGTGTATGAGGAGAATGAGTGCGCCCTGGTGGTGCTGAGCACTGGGGTTCCGGATGGAGGAGTCTACACCTGCACTGCCCGGAACTTGGCGGGTGAAGTCTCCTGCAAAGCAGAGTTGGCTGTGCAATCAG CCCAGACAGCTATGGAGGTTGAGGGGGCCGGGGAGAACGAGGAGCATCGAGGAAGGAGACTCAGCGACTTTTATGACATCCACCAGGAGATCGGCAG GGGTGCCTTCTCCTACTTGCGCCGTGTGGTGGAGCGTAGCTCTGGCCTGGAGTTTGCAGCCAAGTTCATCCCCAGCCAGGCCAAGCCCAAAGCATCAGCAAGGCGTGAGGCCCGGTTGCTGGCCCGGCTTCAGCATGACTGTGTCCTCTACTTCCATGAGGCCTTTGAGAGACGCCGGGGACTGGTCATTGTCACCGAGCT CTGCACAGAAGAGTTGCTGGAACGAATGGCCAGGAAGCCCACCGTGTGTGAGTCTGAG ATCCGGGCCTATATGCGGCAAGTGCTAGAGGGAATATGCTACCTGCATCAGAGCCATGTACTGCACCTCGATGTCAAG CCTGAGAACCTGCTGGTATGGGATGGTGCAGGAGGTGAAGAGCTAGTGCGTATCTGTGACTTTGGGAATGCCCAGGAGCTGACCCCAGGGGAGCCCCAGTATTGCCAGTATGGCACACCTGAGTTTGTGGCACCAGAGATTGTCAACCAGAGTCCTGTGTCTGGAGTCACTGACATATG GCCTGTGGGCGTTGTTGCCTTTCTCTG TTTGACGGGCATCTCCCCATTTGTTGGAGAAAACGATCGTACTACGTTGATGAACATCCGAAACTACAATGTAGCCTTTGAGGAGACCACGTTCCTGAGCCTGAGCAGGGAGGCTCGGGGCTTTCTCATCAAAGTGCTGGTGCAGGACCGGCT GAGACCTACAGCAGAGGAGACCCTAGAACATCCTTGGTTCAAA ACACAAGCAAAGGGCGCAGAGGTGAGCACAGATCACCTGAAGCTCTTCCTGTCCAGGAGGAGATGGCAG CGCTCCCAGATCAGCTACAAGTGCCACTTGGTGCTGCGCCCCATCCCTGAGCTGCTGCGGGCACCCCCAGAGCGGGTGTGGGTGGCCATGCCCAGAAGACCACCTGCGAGCGGCGGCCTCTCATCCTCCTCAGACTCTGAAGAGGAAGAGCTGGAGGAGCTGCCCTCCGTGCCTCGCCCCCTGCAGCCCGAGTTCTCTGGCTCTCGGGTGTCCCTCACCGACATTCCCACCGAAGATGAGGCCCTGGGGACCCTGGAGGCTGGGGCTGCCACCTCCATGGATTGGCAAGAGCAGGGAAGGGCTCCCTCTGAGGACCAGGAGGCCCCCAGCCCTCAGGCCCTCCCCTCTCCAGGCCAGGAGCCCCCAGCTGGGCCCAGTCCCCGGCGGGGAGAGCTCCGCAGGGGCAGCTCCGCTGAGAGCGCCCTGCCCCGGGCCGGGCCGCGGGAGCCGGGCCGGGGCCTGCACAAGGCGGCGTCTGTGGAGCTGCCGCAGCGCAGAAGTCCCAGCCCGGGGGCCACACGCCTGGCCCGGGGAGGCCTGGGTGAGGGCGAGTACGCCCAGAGGCTGCAGGCCCTGCGCCAGCGGCTGCTGCGGGGAGGAGCGGAGGATGGAAAGGTTAGCGGCCTCAGAGGTCCCCTGCTGGAGAGCCTGGGGGGCCGTGCGCGGGACCCCCGGATGGCGCGAGCCGCCTCCAGCGAGGCAGCGCCGCACCACCAGCCCCCTCCCGAGACgcggggcctgcaaaagagcagCAGCTTCTCGCAGGGGGAAGCGGAGCCACGGGGGCGGCACCGCCGCGCCGGGGCACCCCTAGAGATCCCAGTAGCCAGGCTTGGGGCCCGCAGGCTACAGGAGTCTCCTTCCCTGTCTGCCCTCAGCGAGGCCCAGCCGCCCAGTCCTGCGCGGCTCAGCGCTCCCAAACCCAGTATCCCCAAGCCTGCGGAACCTCGCGCCGTCAAACCCAGTGACTCTCCCCAGTCCTCGGCACCCCAGCCTGCCCCAGAGAAGGCCCTGGAATCCACGGCAGAACCCGTTCAAGCCTCCAAGGCCGCACAGTCCCCCGTGGCCCTgccaaccccagtgctgcccctcaCGCCCTATGCCCAGATCATGCAGTCGCTCCAGCTGTCGGGCTCTGCCCAGCCCCCGCAGGGCTCCACGTTGCTTCCATCAGAGCCCAAGCCTCACGCGGCTGTGTTCGCCAGGGTAGCCTCCCCACCTCCAGGAGCTCCAGAGAAGCGCGTGCCTTCAGCCAGGGCTCCCCCAGGGCTTGCCGAGAAAGTCCGGGTCCCCACGGTGCCCCCCAGGCCAGGCAGCAGTCTCGGTGGCAGCATCGAGAACCTGGAGTCAGAGGCCGTGTTCGAGGCTAAGTTCAAGCGCAGCCGCGAATCGCCCCTCTCGCGGGGGCTTCGGCTGCTGAGCCGCTCCCGTTCGGAGGAGCGCGGCCCTTTCCGCGGGGCGGAAGAGGAGGACGGCATATATCGGCCCAGCCCGGCGGGAACCCCACTGGAGCTAGTTCGACGGCCCGAGCGCTCGCGCTCCGTGCAGGACCTCAGGGCTGTCGGGGAGCCTGGCCTAGTCCGCCGCCTCTCGCTGTCGCTGTCCCAGAGGCTGCGGCGGACCCCGCCTGCGCAGCGCCACCCGGCCTGGGAGGCCCGTGGTGGAGATGGGGAGAGCTCAGAGGGCGGTAGCTCGGCCCGGGGCTCCCCCGTGCTGGCGGTGCGCAGGAGGCTCAGCTCCACTCTGGAGCGGCTTTCGAGCCGGTTGCAGCGGAGCGGCAGCAGCGAGGACTCGGGGGGCGCCTCAGGTCGCAGCACGCCGTTGTTCGGAAAGCTGCGCAGGGCCACATCGGAGGGCGAGAGTCTGCGACGCCTCGGCCTGCCGCACAACCAGCTGGCCTCTCAGGCCGGTGCCGCCACGCCTTCTGCCGAGTCTCTGGGTTCCGAGGCTAGCGCCACGTCGGGCTCTTCAG CTCCAGGCGAGAGCCGAAGTCGGCATCGCTGGGGCCTCTCCCGACTGCGGAAGGACAAGAGCAAGGGCTTGTCGCAACCAAACCTCTCTGCCAGTGTCCAAGAGGACTTGGGTCACCAGTATGTGCCCAGTGAGTCAG ACTTCCCCCCAGTCTTCCATATCAAACTCAAGGACCAGGTGCTGCTGGAGGGGGAGGCAGCCACTCTGCTCTGCCTGCCAGCAGCCTGCCCTGCACCCCGCATCTCCTGGATGAAAG ACAAGCAAACCCTGCGGTCAGAGCCCTCGGTGGTCATCGTGTCCTGTAAAGATGGGCGGCAGCTGCTGAGCATTCCCCGGGTGGGCAAGCGGCATGCTGGACTCTACGAGTGCTCCGCCACCAATGTCCTAGGCAGCATCATCAGTTCCTGTACCGTGGCTGTAGCCC GCATCCCAGGGAAGCTAGTACCCCCAGAGGTGCCCCAGACCTACCAGGATACAGCACTGGTGCTGTGGAAGCCAGGGGACAGCCGAGCACCTTGCACATACACACTGGAGCGGCGGGTAGATG GTGAGTCTGTCTGGCACCCAGTTAGTTCAGGGATCCCTGACTGTTACTACAATGTGACGCACCTACCCATTGGCGTGACTGTGAGGTTCCGTGTGGCTTGTGCCAATCGTGCTGGGCAGGGACCCTTTAGCAACCCTTCGGAGAAGGTCTTCATCAGGGTCACTGAAG ATTCTTCCACTCGGCCATCTGCTACTCACCAAGACACCCCTGTTACCTCAGGGCCAGCCAGGGCCCCACCTCCTGACTCTCCTACCTCACTGGCCCCAATCCCAGCTCCTGCTTCCCCAACCTCCCAGGCAGCCTCTCTCAGCCCCTTatctcctcccccagcccccagccaGGCTTTGACTTCCCTCAAGGCCATGGGTCCACCACCCCAAACTCCCCCACGAAAGCACAGGGGCCTGCAGGCCACCCAGCAAGCAGAGCCTACCCCACCCAGAACAGAGGTCACCCCAAGTGAGCCCAAGTCTTTTGTCCCTGACACTGGGGCTTCAACCCCAGCCCCCGCCCCTCAAGAGGTTAAACCAGCATCCTCCCCTACTCCCCTGTATATGGTGACTTCCTTTGTGTCTGCACCCCCAGCCCCTGAGCCCCCTGCCCCCGAGCCTCCTCCCAAGCCCACCAAGGTGACTGTGCAGAGCCTCAGCCCACCCAAGAGAGTGGCCAGCTCCCCCGCTCCCAAGGGTACTGCTCTGCGGCAGGGCCTCCCTCAGAAACCTTATACTTTCCTGGAGGAGAAGGCCAG GGGCCGCTTTGGTGTTGTGCGAACATGCCGAGAGAATGCCACAGGCCGAACGTTCATGGCCAAGATTGTGCCGTATGCCGCTGAGGGCAAGCGGCAAGTCCTGCAGGAGTATGAAGTGCTGCGGACACTGCACCACGAGCGGCTCATGTCCCTGCATGAGGCCTACATCACTCCTCGGTACCTCGTGCTCATTGCTGAGAGCTGCGGCAACCGGGAACTCCTCTGTGGGCTCAGTGACAG ATTCCGGTATTCAGAAGATGATGTGGCTACCTATGTGGTGCAGTTGCTGCAAGGCCTGGACTACCTCCATGGTCGTCACATCCTGCACCTGGACATCAAGCCCGACAACCTGCTGCTGGCCCCTGACAACGCCCTCAAGATCGTGGACTTTGGCAGTGCCCAGCCTTACAATCCCCAGGCCCTGCGGCCCCTTGGCCACCGCACGGGCACGCTGGAGTTCATGG CTCCCGAGATGGTGAAGGGCGAACCTATTGGCTCTGCCACGGACATCTGGGGAGCAGGTGTTCTCACCTACATAAT GCTTAGCGGACACTCCCCATTCTATGAGCCAGAACCCCAAGAAACAGAGGCTCGGATTGTGGGAGGCCGCTTCGATGCTTTCCAGCTGTACCCCAACACATCACAGAGCGCCACCCTCTTCTTGCGAAAGGTCCTCTCAGTACATCCCTG GAGCCGGCCCTCCCTGCAGGACTGCCTGGCCCACCCATGGCTGCAGGATGCCTACTTGATGAAGCTGCGCCGCCAGACGCTCACCTTCACCACCAACCGGCTCAAGGAGTTCCTGGGAGAGCAGAGGCGCCGCAGGGCCGAGGCTGCCACCCGCCACAAGGTGCTGCTCCGCTCCTATCCCGGCAGCCCTTAG